A region from the Mycobacterium heidelbergense genome encodes:
- a CDS encoding TetR/AcrR family transcriptional regulator — protein sequence MTSSQLKRRAKIVDAVIDMVTEAGADTVQMRDVAQRSGMALATVYKYFSSKEDLLAAALDSWQNREAEPILSGDEPPDQDPVSGIVDYLWRSQRSAHANPELTALTLQLTISTERGAKAAIDHLIYTNTMVFKHFLADVAPEDLRRVGFGLGSAFTSSLIWLLTGRMTLEESQSHVEWVVRVLLGETQQRVQKQVDIASRKLRDR from the coding sequence ATGACCAGCAGTCAGCTGAAACGGCGAGCCAAGATCGTCGATGCGGTTATCGACATGGTCACCGAGGCCGGCGCCGATACAGTGCAGATGCGCGACGTAGCCCAGCGGTCAGGAATGGCACTGGCCACCGTCTATAAGTACTTCAGCTCCAAGGAAGACCTCTTAGCGGCGGCCCTGGACAGCTGGCAGAACCGGGAGGCTGAGCCGATCCTAAGCGGCGACGAACCGCCTGATCAGGACCCTGTGTCTGGCATCGTGGACTACTTGTGGCGCTCGCAGCGCTCCGCCCATGCCAACCCCGAGTTGACCGCACTGACGCTGCAGTTGACGATATCCACTGAGCGTGGGGCGAAAGCGGCGATCGACCACCTGATATACACGAACACCATGGTTTTCAAGCACTTCCTCGCCGATGTTGCGCCGGAAGATCTTCGGCGGGTCGGCTTTGGTCTCGGCAGCGCGTTTACCAGTTCGCTGATCTGGTTGCTCACCGGCAGAATGACTTTGGAGGAATCGCAAAGCCATGTCGAGTGGGTCGTGCGTGTCTTGCTCGGCGAAACACAGCAGCGCGTGCAAAAGCAGGTTGACATCGCTTCGCGCAAGCTGAGAGATCGATGA
- a CDS encoding TetR/AcrR family transcriptional regulator, with amino-acid sequence MTSGQLKRRAKIIDAVIALIADGGADAVQMRDVAQRSGVALATVYKYFSSKEDLLAAALDTWHKRVTEPILGADEPPAQDQVSGILDYLWSSQHSAHANPEMTALTLQLTISTEPGAKVAIDQLLRTNAEIFNRLVDIVAPEDLPHLSFGLSGVLTGALIWLLTGRMTLEESLSHVEWVARVLLGGTQPRVRK; translated from the coding sequence ATGACCAGCGGTCAGCTGAAACGGCGAGCCAAGATCATCGATGCGGTAATAGCCCTGATCGCCGACGGCGGCGCCGATGCGGTGCAGATGCGAGACGTGGCCCAGCGATCGGGAGTGGCACTGGCTACCGTCTATAAGTACTTCAGCTCCAAGGAGGACCTCTTAGCGGCGGCCCTGGACACCTGGCACAAGCGTGTGACCGAGCCTATCCTCGGCGCCGACGAACCGCCTGCTCAGGACCAGGTGTCCGGCATTCTGGACTACTTATGGAGCTCCCAGCACTCCGCCCACGCCAACCCCGAGATGACCGCACTGACACTGCAGTTGACGATATCCACCGAGCCCGGGGCGAAAGTGGCAATCGACCAGTTGCTACGCACGAACGCCGAGATTTTCAATCGTCTCGTCGACATTGTTGCGCCAGAAGATCTTCCGCACCTCAGTTTCGGTCTCAGCGGCGTGTTGACCGGTGCGCTGATCTGGTTGCTCACTGGCAGAATGACTTTGGAGGAATCGCTAAGTCATGTCGAGTGGGTCGCGCGTGTCTTGCTTGGCGGAACACAGCCGCGCGTGCGAAAGTAG
- a CDS encoding type II toxin-antitoxin system PemK/MazF family toxin yields MSRDELWTVSGVHPRPTLIIQDDLFSATESVVVIPLTTTVADAPIARVAIPTTTGIAQPSFAMIDKITTVRRSNLGVRVGRVSTMVMDDIERSVMVFLGLAS; encoded by the coding sequence GTGAGCCGCGACGAGCTATGGACCGTTTCAGGCGTCCATCCTCGTCCGACGCTCATCATTCAGGATGATTTGTTCTCCGCAACGGAGTCCGTCGTGGTCATCCCGCTGACCACGACGGTGGCGGATGCGCCGATAGCGCGGGTCGCGATACCGACGACCACCGGAATTGCTCAGCCCAGCTTCGCCATGATCGACAAGATTACGACGGTCCGGCGGTCGAACCTCGGGGTGCGGGTCGGTCGGGTATCCACCATGGTTATGGACGACATCGAACGGTCGGTGATGGTGTTCCTCGGACTGGCCTCCTGA
- a CDS encoding antitoxin MazE-like protein has product MSSGLARTSVEGCDQAPLAPSLRWRHRACGHGWLFALGAATTADSTPSEQRPDELRARPLDQVWVPDVRSERFATEAHREALALVEADRHNDDMDFVEAISELVDHE; this is encoded by the coding sequence ATATCTAGCGGTCTGGCCCGTACGTCCGTCGAGGGTTGTGACCAGGCGCCGCTGGCGCCGAGTCTGCGCTGGAGGCATCGAGCCTGCGGTCACGGCTGGCTTTTCGCCTTAGGCGCCGCTACCACCGCAGACTCGACGCCCAGCGAACAGCGCCCCGACGAACTCCGGGCGAGACCGCTAGACCAAGTGTGGGTGCCCGACGTCCGCTCGGAGCGGTTTGCCACAGAAGCGCATCGCGAAGCGCTGGCGCTTGTCGAAGCCGACCGGCACAACGATGACATGGACTTTGTGGAGGCGATCTCGGAACTGGTCGACCACGAGTGA
- a CDS encoding putative quinol monooxygenase codes for MPVTVILELKLKPESVPAAREVMGRALQVTRAFDGNLRTDVLVDEDDEAHWIIYELWDTVEHDEAYRAFRAGEGKLTELPPLLAAPPVKTRYITSDI; via the coding sequence ATGCCAGTCACGGTGATACTCGAACTGAAACTCAAGCCCGAATCGGTGCCCGCGGCGCGCGAGGTGATGGGCCGGGCGCTGCAAGTCACCCGCGCGTTCGACGGGAACCTGCGAACCGACGTGCTCGTCGACGAGGACGACGAAGCGCACTGGATCATCTACGAACTGTGGGACACGGTCGAGCACGACGAGGCCTACCGCGCGTTTCGGGCCGGCGAGGGAAAACTGACCGAGCTCCCGCCGCTGCTGGCCGCGCCTCCCGTCAAGACGCGGTACATCACTTCCGATATCTAG
- a CDS encoding Zn-ribbon domain-containing OB-fold protein produces the protein MQKALAPDICTWPDENPQLIGSRCGDCDATTFPAQQWCPRCSGGEMAELLLPRRGTLVAWTTQGFPPGAPYAGPTGKDFVPFGVGLVQLGDLIRVEGRLTENDPAKLQFGQEVELTMVPLTTDEEGAEVMTFAFRPV, from the coding sequence ATGCAGAAGGCACTCGCCCCCGACATCTGCACCTGGCCCGACGAAAACCCACAGCTGATCGGCAGTCGATGCGGCGACTGCGATGCCACGACGTTCCCGGCGCAGCAATGGTGTCCGCGCTGCAGCGGCGGTGAGATGGCCGAGCTGCTGTTGCCGCGGCGCGGCACCCTCGTGGCATGGACCACCCAGGGCTTCCCGCCCGGAGCCCCCTATGCCGGTCCGACCGGCAAGGATTTCGTGCCGTTCGGCGTGGGCCTGGTCCAGCTTGGCGACCTCATCCGAGTCGAGGGGCGGCTGACCGAAAACGACCCGGCCAAGCTGCAATTCGGTCAGGAGGTCGAGCTGACCATGGTGCCGTTGACCACCGACGAGGAGGGCGCCGAGGTCATGACCTTCGCGTTCCGCCCGGTCTAA
- a CDS encoding thiolase family protein, which produces MTNDVAIIGVGLHPFGRFEKTAMQMGAEAIQSALNDAGLGWKDIQFGFGGSHEVSNPDAVTRLVGLTGITFTNVFNACATAASAIQQTADTIRLGKYDVGIAIGLDKHPRGAFTDDPAKLALPQWYAQNGQFVTTKFFGMKANKYLHDHNISQATLAKVAAKNFRNGALNPNAFRRKPIPEEEILNSPVLNYPLTQYMFCAPDEGAAAVIMCRADMAHKYTDKPVYVRACEIRTRRYGAYEVHATFAPLDEDVSPTVYAAKAAYEAAGIGPEDVDIAQLQDTDAGNEVIHMAETGLCADGEQEKLLADGATEIHGSMPVNTDGGLIANGEPIGASGLRQMHELVRQLRGEAGERQVPGDPRVGLAQVYGAPGTASATILST; this is translated from the coding sequence ATGACTAACGACGTGGCCATCATCGGCGTCGGCCTGCATCCGTTCGGCAGGTTCGAGAAGACCGCGATGCAAATGGGGGCCGAGGCCATCCAGTCCGCTTTGAATGACGCCGGCCTGGGTTGGAAGGACATCCAGTTCGGCTTCGGCGGCAGCCACGAGGTGTCCAACCCCGACGCGGTCACCCGCCTCGTCGGGCTGACCGGCATCACGTTCACCAACGTGTTCAACGCCTGCGCCACGGCGGCCAGCGCCATTCAGCAGACCGCCGACACCATCCGGCTGGGCAAGTACGACGTCGGCATCGCCATCGGCTTGGACAAGCACCCGCGCGGCGCCTTCACCGACGACCCCGCCAAGCTGGCGCTGCCGCAGTGGTACGCGCAGAACGGGCAGTTCGTCACCACCAAGTTCTTCGGCATGAAGGCCAACAAGTACCTGCACGACCACAACATCTCGCAGGCCACCTTGGCCAAGGTGGCGGCCAAGAACTTCCGCAACGGTGCGCTGAACCCGAATGCGTTCCGCCGCAAGCCGATTCCTGAGGAAGAGATTCTCAACTCACCGGTGCTCAACTACCCGCTGACGCAGTACATGTTCTGCGCGCCCGACGAGGGCGCCGCCGCCGTGATCATGTGCCGCGCCGACATGGCGCACAAGTACACCGACAAGCCGGTTTATGTGCGCGCCTGCGAAATCCGTACCCGGCGTTACGGCGCCTACGAAGTGCACGCCACCTTCGCTCCGCTGGATGAAGACGTCTCCCCGACGGTGTACGCGGCCAAGGCGGCCTACGAGGCCGCGGGCATCGGACCCGAGGACGTGGACATCGCCCAACTCCAGGACACCGACGCCGGCAACGAGGTCATCCACATGGCCGAGACGGGCCTGTGCGCCGACGGTGAGCAGGAGAAGCTGCTGGCCGACGGCGCCACCGAGATCCACGGTTCGATGCCCGTCAACACCGACGGCGGGTTGATCGCCAACGGCGAGCCGATCGGCGCGTCGGGCCTGCGCCAGATGCACGAGCTGGTGCGTCAGCTGCGCGGCGAGGCGGGCGAGCGCCAGGTGCCCGGCGACCCGCGCGTCGGTCTGGCCCAGGTGTATGGTGCACCCGGCACGGCCTCGGCGACGATCCTGTCGACCTAG
- a CDS encoding DNA repair helicase XPB — MTEGPLIVQSDKTVLLEVDHELAGAARAAIAPFAELERAPEHVHTYRITPLALWNARAAGHDAEQVVDALVSYSRYAVPQPLLVDIVDTMARYGRLQLVKHPAHGLTLVSLDRAVLEEVLRNKKIAPMLGARIDEDTVVVHNSERGRVKQMLLKIGWPAEDLAGYVDGEAHPISLREDGWHLRDYQQLAADSFWAGGSGVVVLPCGAGKTLVGAAAMAKAGATTLILVTNIVAARQWKRELMARTSLTEDEIGEYSGERKEIRPVTISTYQMITRRTKGEYRHLELFDSRDWGLIIYDEVHLLPAPVFRMTADLQSKRRLGLTATLIREDGREGDVFSLIGPKRYDAPWKDIEAQGWIAPAECVEVRVTMTDNERMMYATAEPEERYRLCSTAHSKVAVVKSVLSRHPGEQTLVIGAYLDQLDELGAELNAPVIQGSTRTTEREALFDAFRRGEVPTLVVSKVANFSIDLPEASVAVQVSGTFGSRQEEAQRLGRLLRPKSDGGGAIFYSVVARDSLDAEYAAHRQRFLAEQGYGYIIRDADDLLGPAI, encoded by the coding sequence ATGACTGAAGGACCATTGATCGTGCAGTCCGACAAGACGGTGCTGCTGGAAGTGGACCACGAGCTGGCGGGCGCCGCGCGCGCCGCCATCGCGCCGTTCGCCGAACTGGAACGCGCACCCGAGCACGTGCACACCTACCGCATCACGCCGCTGGCGCTGTGGAATGCGCGCGCCGCCGGTCACGACGCCGAGCAGGTCGTCGACGCGCTCGTCAGTTACTCGCGCTACGCGGTGCCCCAGCCGCTGCTGGTCGACATCGTCGACACCATGGCCCGCTACGGCCGGCTGCAACTCGTCAAGCACCCGGCGCACGGCCTCACCCTGGTGAGCCTGGACCGCGCGGTGCTCGAGGAGGTGCTCCGCAACAAGAAGATCGCGCCGATGCTGGGCGCCCGGATCGACGAGGACACCGTCGTCGTCCACAACAGCGAACGCGGCCGGGTCAAGCAGATGCTGCTCAAGATCGGTTGGCCCGCCGAGGATCTCGCCGGCTACGTCGACGGCGAGGCGCACCCGATCAGTCTGCGGGAGGACGGCTGGCACCTGCGCGACTACCAGCAGCTGGCCGCGGATTCGTTCTGGGCCGGCGGCTCCGGGGTGGTGGTGCTTCCCTGCGGTGCCGGCAAGACGCTGGTCGGTGCGGCCGCGATGGCCAAGGCCGGTGCGACGACGCTCATTCTGGTCACCAACATCGTCGCCGCCCGGCAATGGAAGCGCGAGCTGATGGCGCGCACCTCGCTGACCGAGGACGAGATCGGCGAATACTCCGGAGAGCGCAAGGAGATTCGCCCCGTCACCATCTCGACGTACCAGATGATCACCCGCCGAACCAAGGGCGAGTACCGGCATCTGGAGCTCTTCGACAGCCGCGACTGGGGGCTGATCATCTACGACGAGGTGCACCTGTTGCCGGCGCCGGTGTTCCGGATGACCGCCGACCTGCAATCCAAGCGGCGGCTCGGCCTGACCGCCACGCTGATCCGTGAGGACGGCCGCGAGGGCGACGTCTTTTCCCTGATCGGCCCGAAGCGCTATGACGCGCCCTGGAAGGACATCGAGGCGCAGGGCTGGATCGCGCCGGCCGAGTGTGTCGAGGTCCGGGTCACCATGACCGACAACGAGCGAATGATGTACGCCACCGCCGAACCCGAAGAGCGCTACCGCCTTTGCTCGACGGCGCATTCGAAGGTCGCCGTGGTCAAGTCGGTGCTGAGCCGGCATCCCGGTGAGCAGACCCTGGTGATCGGCGCCTACCTCGATCAGCTCGACGAGCTCGGCGCCGAACTGAACGCCCCGGTGATCCAGGGCTCGACCCGAACCACGGAGCGGGAAGCGCTTTTCGACGCCTTCCGCCGCGGCGAGGTGCCCACCCTGGTGGTGTCCAAGGTCGCCAACTTCTCCATCGACCTGCCGGAAGCGTCTGTGGCGGTACAGGTTTCGGGGACGTTCGGCTCGCGCCAGGAGGAGGCCCAGCGGCTGGGCCGGCTACTGCGGCCCAAGTCCGACGGCGGCGGCGCCATCTTCTACTCCGTGGTCGCCCGCGACAGCCTGGACGCCGAGTATGCCGCGCACCGGCAGCGCTTCCTGGCCGAGCAGGGCTACGGCTACATCATCCGCGACGCGGACGACCTTCTCGGCCCGGCGATTTAG
- a CDS encoding helicase-associated domain-containing protein: protein MTDNTPDIPLGSWLADLPDERLIRLLELRPDLAQPPPGSIAALAARAQARQSVKADTDELDFLRLAVLDALLVLQADANPVPTAKLLALIGDRAPEADVVGALDDLRQRALVWGESAVRVAADAGTALPWHPGQATLEDASRSGDEIAGLIDGLDEAQADVLDKLLAGSPMGRTRDAAPGAPADRPVPQLLAMGLLRRIDAETVILPRHVGQVLRGERPGPMQLTAPDPVASTTTADDVDAVAAGAVIDLLRELDLLLQTLGGAPISELRSGGLGVRDVKRLVKATGIAEPRLGLLLELAAAAGLIASGMPDPEPAGGDGPFWAPTPATERFTAMSAAERWHLLASTWLDLPGRPALIGSRGPDAKPYGALTDSLYSTAAPLDRRLLLGMLSELPPGAGVDATTASAALIWRRPRWARRLQPPPVADLLAESHALGLVGRGAISSPGRALLDEAGDPDAATQAMARAMPPPIDHFLVQADLTVVVPGPLERDLADDLATVATVESAGTAMVYRISEQSIRHALDIGKTRDWMHELFGRHSKTPVPQGLTYLIDDVARRHGQLRIGVAASFVRCEDPALLAQAVAAADELQLRALAPTVAVSPAPIAEVLVALRGAGFAPAAEDSTGSIVDIRPRGARVPTPQRRRPYRPPPRPGRETLNAVVSVLRKVTAAPFGNIRVDPAVTMSLLQRAAKNQDTLVIGYLDAAGVATQRVVSPITIRGGQLVAFDSASGRLRDFAIHRITSVVSADD, encoded by the coding sequence CACCCCGGATATCCCGCTGGGGTCCTGGCTGGCCGACTTGCCCGACGAGCGGCTGATCCGACTGCTCGAACTACGGCCGGACCTCGCCCAGCCCCCGCCCGGCAGCATCGCCGCGCTGGCCGCGCGGGCGCAGGCCCGACAGTCGGTCAAGGCCGACACCGACGAACTCGACTTCCTCCGGCTGGCGGTGCTGGACGCGCTGCTGGTGCTGCAGGCCGACGCAAACCCGGTGCCGACCGCAAAGCTGCTGGCGCTCATCGGCGACCGCGCTCCGGAAGCCGACGTGGTCGGTGCGCTCGACGACCTCAGGCAGCGCGCCCTGGTCTGGGGCGAATCCGCGGTCCGGGTGGCCGCCGACGCCGGCACGGCATTGCCATGGCATCCGGGGCAAGCCACGCTCGAGGACGCCTCACGCTCCGGCGACGAGATCGCCGGCCTCATCGACGGCCTCGACGAGGCACAGGCCGACGTGCTCGACAAACTGCTCGCGGGCTCGCCGATGGGCCGCACGCGTGACGCCGCGCCCGGTGCGCCGGCGGACCGGCCGGTGCCCCAGCTGTTGGCGATGGGCCTGCTGCGGCGCATCGACGCCGAAACGGTGATCCTGCCGCGTCACGTCGGCCAGGTGCTCCGCGGCGAGCGACCCGGCCCCATGCAGCTGACCGCACCCGACCCCGTGGCATCGACCACCACCGCCGACGATGTCGACGCCGTGGCCGCCGGGGCGGTCATCGACCTGCTGCGCGAGCTCGACCTGCTGCTTCAAACGCTGGGCGGCGCACCGATTTCCGAGCTCCGCAGCGGCGGGCTGGGCGTCCGCGACGTCAAGCGGCTGGTTAAGGCGACCGGCATCGCGGAGCCGCGGCTGGGCCTGCTCCTGGAACTCGCGGCCGCGGCCGGATTGATCGCCAGCGGCATGCCCGATCCGGAGCCCGCGGGCGGTGACGGACCCTTTTGGGCGCCGACGCCGGCCACCGAGCGGTTCACCGCGATGTCCGCCGCCGAGCGTTGGCACCTGTTGGCCAGCACCTGGCTTGACCTTCCGGGCCGCCCCGCGTTGATCGGCAGTCGCGGGCCTGACGCCAAACCATATGGCGCCCTGACGGATTCGCTGTACTCGACCGCCGCACCGCTGGATCGCCGCCTGCTGCTGGGCATGCTCTCCGAGCTGCCGCCCGGCGCCGGTGTGGACGCGACCACGGCGTCGGCGGCGCTGATCTGGCGCCGTCCGCGCTGGGCCAGGCGGCTGCAGCCGCCGCCCGTGGCCGATCTGCTCGCCGAGAGCCACGCGCTGGGACTGGTGGGGCGGGGCGCGATCAGCTCGCCCGGCCGCGCGCTGCTGGACGAAGCCGGCGACCCGGACGCCGCGACCCAGGCGATGGCCCGGGCGATGCCCCCACCGATCGACCACTTCCTGGTGCAGGCCGATCTGACGGTCGTGGTGCCCGGGCCACTAGAACGCGATCTCGCCGACGACCTGGCCACGGTCGCCACCGTCGAGTCGGCCGGCACGGCGATGGTGTACCGGATCAGCGAGCAGTCGATCCGGCACGCCCTCGACATCGGCAAGACCCGCGACTGGATGCACGAGCTTTTCGGTAGGCACTCTAAAACTCCTGTGCCGCAAGGGCTCACCTACCTCATCGACGACGTCGCGCGTCGGCACGGTCAGCTGCGGATCGGCGTGGCGGCCTCGTTTGTGCGCTGCGAGGACCCGGCGCTGCTGGCCCAGGCGGTGGCGGCCGCCGACGAGCTGCAGCTGCGCGCCCTGGCGCCGACGGTGGCCGTGTCGCCCGCGCCGATCGCCGAGGTGCTCGTCGCGTTGCGGGGCGCGGGTTTCGCCCCGGCCGCTGAAGATTCGACCGGCTCCATCGTCGACATCCGGCCTCGCGGAGCGCGAGTGCCCACGCCGCAGCGCCGCCGGCCTTACCGCCCGCCGCCACGCCCAGGCCGCGAGACGCTGAACGCCGTCGTCTCGGTGCTGCGAAAGGTGACCGCCGCGCCGTTCGGCAACATCCGCGTCGACCCCGCGGTCACCATGTCGCTGCTGCAGCGCGCGGCCAAGAACCAGGACACCTTGGTGATCGGTTACCTCGACGCCGCCGGCGTGGCAACCCAGCGGGTGGTGTCGCCGATCACCATACGGGGCGGGCAGCTGGTGGCCTTCGATTCCGCGTCCGGGCGGCTGCGCGACTTCGCCATCCACCGCATCACATCGGTGGTGTCGGCCGACGACTGA